Genomic window (Lycium barbarum isolate Lr01 chromosome 2, ASM1917538v2, whole genome shotgun sequence):
TTGTttttatgaatgaccctcttggctgtttgtatgaatgaccctcttggcttgtttgtatgaatggtcctcttggctgtttgtatgaatgaccttcTTAGCAAGTTtaaatgaaagaattgaaaggaaTTAAAAGACGATAGATATGGCCCTTGCGGCTGGATGATGTTTCTTTCATCCGTAGTGTGGGTTGTGACCCTCGTGGTCTGATATACCCCCTTtttttgtcatgacccttttggtcaaaTATATCTTTACGCTCATTCATTGTGGCCCTTTCGGCCTGATACGTCTTTCTCATTTGTTctttgtgacccttttggtcagatGCATCTTTATTACCCGTTTCTACTGTGATATTTTTCATCGCTCTCCTCCGTTTGGGATTTTGCCTTTTGCTTTGCAGTGGGTAGGCTAGTTGGTGGTGTATCTGCTGTCCTGTAAAAGGGAAAACttacatccacagaaaaattgtgagtttcttAAGAGGTCGATTAAAGTGGTCGCCTTCCTTCCTGATGTCTCCTCTTGATGTCCCCGGATCCCCTTTGGGCTCGGTATTTTAAGAGATGTTTTGGGACGCAATTATGTCACATACATATTTTGCGAAACCGGAGTACAATTCATGAAGGGCATGTTATCATTATTAGTAATACTTCTTAAAAGGTGAGTGTCCGTTTTGTTTTATGCGTCATGACGTGTGTTTTCTTCGAACGAGGTCTTCTAGTTCTTCTCGGTAGCTCGATCGCTGTcttagaatttttgagatctttctcaaaaactCTGCCTTGGTTTCAGGGCTTCCTTCGGGTGTCCCTTGTGTTGTCTTACTAAGCGGGAATTTTTGAGGTCTTCTAAAAAATTATCCCCAAGTGTATGGCTTTACTTTGCCCCTTCCTTTGTTTACCACTTCTGAttccctcaaaaattctgccccagtgtagggttgGTACCGTCCGATTCTCGTACTGGCCCTTGTGAGCCCGATTTCGTTGGCTTTTTTCGTTTCACTGCCTCTGAGGTTTCCTAGGAATTATTGGTTTTTATTTTATGACGATCGAGCTCGAAAACGCCTATGTATCCTGTCGCAACAGGAATtgaggtcgaacgtagttcggaataaaataattgagttttggttttactaataaagaGATCGTGTCCagtatggactgcctacgtatcccatcgTGGAGAATTCAGGCCATTCCATAGTTCATTACTTAGATGTTTGTTTTGCTCCTATACTCgtatgattacaagcaaaaggtacAATCACAAAGAATTTAGAAATGCGAGTACAAGCAAATATGATCCTAGACATAGTATATCTTGAGTGCATCTGCATTGATGTccttgggccactcttgtccggTCATTTCAGATAAGACCACAACTCCTCCTGAGAGTACTTttctgaccatgtatggtccCGGCCAGTTcggtgcgaatttccctttatattcctcttggtgaggaagactcgcttgagcacgagttgtccGATATGAAAAAGTCGGGTTCTGACCAGCTTATTGAAGGCTCTAGACATTCTTCGTTTATACAGCTGTCTGTGGCATCCTACCACCATTCGTTTTTCCTCTATCATGGCTAATTGTTCATAATGGTTCTTAACCCATTCTGCATCCCTCAGTTCTGCCTGTTGGATGATCCTcggtgaagggatttctacttctgtgagtatgaccgcttctgtaccATAAACGAGGAGGTACAGGGTTGTCCCGGTCGAAGTTCTGGTGGTCGGTCTGTATCCTAACAGAGCATAAGGCAGCTGCTCctgccaattcttgtagttgtcgaTTATCTTCCTCAAAATCCCTTTGATGTTCTTATTGGCAGcttctacggctccattcatctaTGTCCAATAGACGGTAGAGTTCCTGCGAGTGATTTTGAATTGTTCACTGACGTCTTTCATCAAATGGCTCTTCAGATTGGCGCCATTGTCCGTGATGATAGATTCCAGTACATCGAAATGGCATATCATATTGTTCTTGACGAAGTCAGCTACtactttcttggtcactgatttgtggAAAGTTGCCTccatccatttggtgaagtatTCTATGGCGACTAAGATGAAGCGATGTCCGTTGGAGGCCGGAGGTTCaatgggtcctatgacgtccattcccCACACCACAAACAACCAAGGAGAACTCATTGAGTATAATTCTGTGAGTGGAACTTTGATCAGATCCCCGTGTATCTGACATTGATGGAACTTTTGCATGAACTTACAGgagtcatgctccatggtcatccagtagtatCCTGTCCTCAGGATTTTCTTAGCGCGGACGAATCCGTTCATATGGGGTCCATATGTCCCTGCGTGCACTTCTTTTAGCAGTTTGATGGCCTCTTCGGCATCCACGCATCTGAGCAACCCAAGATTAGGGGTCCTTTTGTATAGCACTTCATTGTTCAAGAAGAAACTATTGGCCAATCTCCTgatggttttcttttgattttccGAACTCTCTGGTGGATATTCTTCTTTTTCCAGGTAAGCCTTGATGTCGAcgtaccatggttggccatctggcTCAGCCTCTACATAGGCGCAGTGAGCCTGCTCTTCCCTAAGTGTGATCTCCAACGGATCAATATGGGCGCTCTCCGGGTGCAGGATCATAGATGCTATCGTGGCCAATGCATCTGCGAATACATTTTGGGCCCTTCGCGTATGCTTGAAGTCAATACTCTTTAATCTTCCGCACAATCTTTGTGCCAGATTCACATATGCGagtattttgtcatttttggtTGCCCATTTTTCTTTTACTTAATTGATGAGCAGATCAGAGTCCTCGATTACTAACAATTCCTGCATATTCATATCCAGCGCCATCCGGAGGCCTAAgatacatgcttcgtattccgccatattattggtacacttgaagttgagctttgcggccatcgGATAATGTTGACCTGTTTCTGATATCATTTCGGCTccgatgcctgatcctttgttattgactgctccatcgaaaAACAGTCTCCAGCCCTAATATGGTTACACCTCATCTTCTTCCATGACCATCACCTCCTTGTCTGGAAAAAAAGTCCATAATGGTTCCAGTTCATCATCCATGGGACTTTCTGCCAGGAGGTCCGCTaggcttgtcctttgatttccTTTTGTGCCACGTACACGATGTCGAATTCACTTAGCAACATTTTCCATTTAGCTAATTTTCCTATGGGAATTGGTTGTCTGAAAATGTACCTTAGCGGGTCTATTTGGGAGATGAGGTGAGTGGTAGACACTGATAGGTACTGCCTTAGTTTTTGGGCGATCTaggtcaaagcacaacaggtCTTCTCCACGAGTGTATACCGCGCTTCGTAGGAGGTAAACTTCTTactcaaatagtagatggcatgttccttttagCCCTCTTCATCATGCTGGGCAAGCATGCACCCGAACGCCTTCTGTGATATAGATAGGTACAATAATCGAAGGCTCCTTGGCCTAGGTGGCACCAAGATGGGAGGATGGGAAAGGTATTTCTTGATCCGatcgaatgcctcttggcactcTTCTGTCCAATTCATAGGAGCGTCTTTCTTGAGAAACTTGAGGATTGCCTCTATAATCACAGTTGACTAGGCTATGAACTGTCCAATGTAGTTCAACCTGcccaagaagctcatgacctctttcttggttttgggaggtGGTAGCTCTTGAATTGCTTTAATCTTGGTAGGGTCTAGTTCAATGCCCctgcggctgactatgaatcccagcAATTTACCTACGGGCACCAAACGCGCACTTCACGGGATTCAATTTAAAATTGAATTTGTGAAGTTTGTCGAAGAACTTACGCAAATGCTCAGTATGCTCCGaaatttcccttgattttataatgacatcatccacatagacCTCAATCTGTCGATACCtcatatcatggaacagggtAGTTATAGCTCTCATGTATGTGGCACCGGCGTTTTTTTAGACCAAATGGCATCACCCTGTAgtggtagactccccaaggggtgatgaaGGCTTTTTTTTCAGCATCGtcttcgctcatgagtatctGGTGGTACCCGAtgaaacaatccacaaatgactgcAGCTAATGCTTGGCACAGTTTTCTATCAGGATGTGGATGTTTGGAAGTGGGAAGTTGTCTTTTGGACTGGCCcgattgagatctcggtagtctacacagattcgaatctttccgtcctttttaggtactggcactatgttggccacccaagtcGGGTAGGATGTCACTTCCACTATTCCGGATTCAATTTGTCTCTCCACTTCATCTTTTATCCTAATACTCAGGTCAGGCTTAATCGTCCGTGTCTTTTGCTTGACTGGCGTGAGGCCCTCCTTGATAGGCAATATTTGAGCTATAATTTCCGTGCTCAAGCCTGACATATATGTGTATGACCAGGCGAAGACATCTACAGATTCCTTTAATAGATTCATAAGCTCTTCTCTTTGTGGAGCTCCCAAGTGGGCACTGATTCACATCTCCTTGACGTCCTCCTCGTCACCGAGATTGATTACCTCGGTCTCATCCATATTTGGTTTTCTCTTTTCTTCCAGTTCTTCCAATTCTTCTGCTAGTCCCTCTGGCATCATTGTTGATTCATCGTACTCTTCATATTCCTGTGGCCCATTTTCCTCGTTCGTTTCACGACACGTCATGACGTTTTCGGTTGTTTTATTATAGTTATTACTGAAAAGGAGAGGCAGAGTAAGGTTAGGCTTATTATTACCTATTATGATCATTTAGTTAAAAACCTTTATTATCATTATAATTATCTGATAAAGATAGCTGTTTCATGAAAatcgaggcttttcattaattcaatAGCAATTGGTGACAACTGTGGTCCTGGTTCGAAACAACGTCATaccatttccatttttatacATTTTGAATTAATTTAGGAAAAAGGTGATTATTCGGGCCTCGACTGATGTCACCGTTTTTTAGCAAAAGGTTTTAAGgaaaaatccatctctctaccgaAGAACTAAGAGGGGGTGGACATCCAATCGTTCAGCGCTCTCCTGGCCTTAGACTGTATATGTCGGGCACTCCTAGTTTTATTCAATGACCacgtagcatccctcttcttgaaaTAACAACTCGAGGCTCCCATCCATTTCTTCTTCAGTTAGTGTCGACACCTTTCTGGGGAACGACTGGTACAGATCCGAAATTGGATGAGGCAAGTTCCTTGTTTTGGGCTCTCTTTTTACTGCCCTTGTGAACTCGTCTTCAATAGGAGTATAACCTAGACCGAAGTTGtaattttcttttgggattggGACAGGCTCCATTATCACTCCAAGGCCTCTTCCTAGGCCTTTGCCTGTTTTGAAGCCGTTTTTCAGCATAGTAGAGGCAATCATTTTTTAGACAGCTGGCATGGGCCTACCAGCCTCTTCCTCTACATGAGTGGCCCCAACATATTCCACCACATGAAAGTTCAGCGAGTAAAGGCTCCTTTCAATCATAGGAACAATATCGTAGGGGTATTTCTAATTATCCTTTTAAGCTGTCATAACAACTTCTTGTTCCTGCCATTCAAATTTCATGGCCTGGTGTAGAGTTGACGGAATCGCACTGGCGGAGTGTATCCAGGGCCATCCCAAGAGCATATTGTAGTTGGCAGTGATTGCTATAACCTGGCATTCTGCTATGAAGGATGCGGGTCCAACCTGGATCTCTAGGTCTATCTCTCCAAGGGAATCACTGAGAGACCCATCAAACCCTCTGACGTTTGTTCCACTTTGGCGAATCTTGCTTACATCGCAGCCGAGTTGGGTCAATGTGGTGACAGGGCAAATATTAAGGCTTGATCCATTATCCACCAACACCCTCCCTATTGCTTTACCGCGACATTCCACGGTGATGTTAAGGGCTCTGTTGTGAGTGGTTCCTTCTACCTACAGATCCTTTTTGGAGAAGAAGATCTTCTGCTCTCCAATAATATGGGCTACTGGCCCAGCCAGGTCCTCACTGCTTGTACCAGTTGGCACGTGTGCTTCGTCCAATACTATTATGAGAGCCTGCCTGTGTGATGGGGAGCTGGCTATCAATGCTAGCACCGATATTTACGCGAGTGTTTTCTTCAAGAGCTCAATAATGGAGTTATCTTTTGGCTGCATGCGCAGCCAGAAATCCTCAACTTCTCCTTCAGTTATCGCCCTCTTTTAGGTGTTTTCCTTTCTTGCAGTATTCTGAGCTAATTTTCAGTAGTGTAACATCTTCCGGAGCGGGTTATGCCTTGGGCCATGGCTACTTGCGCAGTAGCTGGATTTGTGGGAATGTCTGGGTGCACCACCTGAGCCACCACGGGTGTTGGGATCAGGGCTTTGAACCTTGGCGTCATTGCCATGGTTTCTGGTGTTGGGACCAGAACCCTAAAATTTAGGCACTCATGGAATGTGAGGGTGGCCACTGTGTGCTCCAAGGATTCCACCACTTTAGGGATTAATGCTCTGCAAGCTTCCTAATCCTCATTCTTTTCGATCATTTGGGCTCCTTTGTTTCCGTGGTTGGGCAACGGGTTTGTGTTCACATTGGGAGCTGCGATTTCCAAGACGATTTCACTCTTGTCAATTAGATCTTGGATTTTGTGCTTGAGATTTATACAATTTTCAGTGCTGTGTCCATTTCCTCTTGAATGATAGGTGCAGGTCTGATCGGCCCGGTAAAATCTATTTCCCGACTGTGCTGGTTTCGGCGGAACATTCTGAATTAAACCTTTTGAATAGGCTTGCGGTGGGTTATTTGGACGATAATTCTGTTGGGGTGGTGCCTTGTAGGTGGGAGCGGACACACGGACACCAGGCGGATCAGTGTAATCTGGTACAGTGGTGGTAAAGTTGGGTTGTGCGTATTACACAGGTGTTGGATAATTTATGTGGGGTGCAACTATGTTGGTGGATTGTGGTTCTTTCGGGCTTGGACTTGGGGTGTCGGATATGCTGGCCACATCCTCTTTCTTCTTGCAGAGGATTCCTGTAGCAGCTTGCTCTGATGCCTTGTTAAAGACGCTAACTATTTTCCCAACTTTGAGGCCATCTTCTATAGcttctcccattttgaccaattcagcaAAAGGTCTTCAGGCCATAGACAACATTCTGTCGTAGAAATCAGGTTTTTGTGACCTGATGAACACAGAGACTAGTTCTCCTTCACACATTGGAGGCTGCACACGGGCCGCCTCGGCTCTCCACCTGCTGGCAAATTCCCTGTAATTTTCTGTTTGACCTTTTTCAGATAATAGCAGTCTGGCACCATTTCGACGTTGAAACGAAACCTCTCCATGAAGGATTCCGCCATGTCTTCCCAAATATACCATTACCGCATATCTTGAATCGCGAACCATTCAGCGGCTTCTCCCGTTAGGCTACGACTGGATAGTCGCATGATCAGAGGTTCGTTTTTCTTTACTCCAACCAGTTGGTCATAGTAGGATCGGAGGTGTGCCTTGGGATTACCTGCTCcattgaacatttcaaattttggACTTTTGAGCCCCTCGGGTAAGTCTTGATTTGGGTACATGCATAGGTCAACATATCTTAGGCATGTAGCCATTCTTGTAGTTCTATTGGACTTCTCCAGTAATTCTTCCATCTTTTTCTCCATATCTCTTACCCGTTTATCCTGTTCGGCTCTCCAGGCCCTTTCTATTTCTTCATAATGGTCTAGTTCCTTGTGCCCCGGAGAGCACTCGCTAAtgatgttgggagtgaagaacgAGGCCTAATGGGAGGTATGGTTGAGCGGGGCAGCGGTGGTTTGCCCAGTCGGCAGATCTGGAGCACGCGGCTAGCCTGCCAGACCAATGAAATGGGGCACCTGGTAAGAAGGGACTGAGTAGGTGGTCCCTGGGACTTGAGTATATTTTGTTAGGGGAGGAGTGAGGTAAGAAGTTCCgatatgatttgggttggtagAGCTTAGTGGAGGTGGGATGGTTCCTGGTAGGTATATGGGGAAGGATCGAGTATTGGCGAGCTCAGAGAAGGAAATGGAGGAGGATGCCTTTTTCCTCTGTCGAGGCGTCCTTGCCTGCATTCGTTGCCTCATTCCGGGATACCTTTTCTTGTAGAGCTGTAACGGCAGTTAACAGTGTCGCGATTACATCTTCTTGGGATGATACTTCTTGTAGACCTTGGGTATCCTTGTCATGAAGGGCGAGCTCAGTTCCATTCTCTGGAGTACCAGTAATtttctctttgcctttgtctgAGAGGGATGCTAATGTGGCTTTGGATCTCGTAAATATGCCAACTTTTGGTACTACACTAATGGGCCTCGTTCCATAagacaagaataactcaacgATAGATAATGTTAGTTAATGGTCATACAGTATAAGAACAAGGCATCACAAATTGATATTTAAAGTGCACATAACATGTAAAGTCATATATTAAGCTGGAACACTTTCGATCCTTTGTCTTAAAGGCTCAGGTGTTCGTGGACTTTTGATGTTTGGGTTGATCTTAGTCCAATGGGCTTTATGGCTGACTTACTATGGCAAACTCTCCCTTGCTAAAGAAGTTAATCAAATGGAGGGAATTCTAATTTATATTAAGTAGGGGttgagtcttacgtagactgcctatgtatcccactagGAGAAATTAGGCCCTATCTtagttcattttacaaaagaaggatatatatatatatatatatatatatatatatatatccaaagtTTCTTTTAAACTAAACCTATctaaagacatccccagaccaggaCCGATTAAggcttcccgcgtatcccttCATAGGGACGTCAGGTTGGCgcggttccttacaatatttatggggaggggggggggggggtaacgtTTTATGTGCAAAAATGGGGACACCTACTATGTAGCTAAAAATACAGCTCTGCGAGTTGCTGTCCTTACAaacttgctctctctctctctcttgtccTCTTTCCTTCTTAGTACTGTGGTGGTAAGATGACCAGAATTTCTCCTGTACCGATCTTATATTCCAGTTCGAGCTTGAAGGCGTAGCACTCTTTTATGTCATGCCCCCTAGTTCCTATATGATACAGACAAAACTTTCTCCTAATAGGCCCTAATGGTGTAGGCTCGTGGGTAGGTTCCACGGGTCTGATCTTTCTCAGACTAGCTAGGGTTGAGAATACGCGAGCATAAGATTCCTCGAAGATTGTGAAATCATACCGCCAGATATGAATGGTAACGGTGACTCCCTCTCTAGGGATAATAGGATCATGGACTAGTAGGGTGTGCGCCCCCACAGAGTCCCGATGATCCTATCATCAATCAGACTGCAAATTTTTCTTCTCAAACCCAAGCATTTGTTTAGGGTGTGACCAGCCTGGTTGCGGCGGAACGGATATCTCTTGTAGGCATACACTAACTCGGGCGGCGGCAACCTAACCCTGGTAGTGCAAGGCAATCCTGTGGCGACTATTCTCTCATACACCTCCTTACAGGTGACAGGCTGTGAGGCCACCCTGAATGGGGAGGAATAGGCTTTGAAGGCGATTCCCCACCAAGCAAGTTCAGAGGGCCTACCCTTCCAAAATTCTCAGATGCCATGGTAGAAGTGGCAGGCACCATTGTGGGCGGTAGTGCATAAAAGTCAGACCCTTCGTTGGTCGGGGCATAGTAGTTGAATTCTTCATTTGCCTCATTCTCAAATTCTGCGAACTCCTTGAACATCCCCAACGGCTCTTCTTCCCCTTTAGCTCCTGCTT
Coding sequences:
- the LOC132628696 gene encoding uncharacterized protein LOC132628696 produces the protein MAMTPRFKALIPTPVVAQVVHPDIPTNPATAQVEGTTHNRALNITVECRGKAIGRVLVDNGSSLNICPVTTLTQLGCDVSKIRQSGTNVRGFDGSLSDSLGEIDLEIQVGPASFIAECQVIAITANYNMLLGWPWIHSASAIPSTLHQAMKFEWQEQEVVMTA